In Devosia beringensis, a single window of DNA contains:
- a CDS encoding PTS sugar transporter subunit IIA — protein MELADILAERAVLFCTDITAKRQLFETLAVRAAALTGHPQAEILEAITSREALGSTGLGNGIAIPHGKLGGLGSVTALFARLDQPIDFDAVDDQPVDLVVMLLAPTGAGADHLKALSRVARLLRTESVVDALRATADPVGLYAILTAPLPVTYAA, from the coding sequence ATGGAACTGGCCGATATTCTGGCTGAGCGTGCCGTGCTGTTTTGCACGGACATCACCGCGAAACGCCAGCTCTTTGAAACCCTTGCCGTTCGTGCCGCTGCATTGACCGGGCACCCGCAGGCCGAGATCCTCGAGGCTATCACCAGCCGCGAGGCCCTCGGCTCGACGGGGCTCGGTAACGGCATCGCCATTCCGCATGGCAAGCTGGGCGGCCTGGGCAGCGTGACTGCCCTGTTTGCCCGACTCGATCAACCCATCGACTTCGATGCGGTCGACGACCAGCCCGTCGATCTGGTCGTCATGCTGCTGGCCCCCACGGGGGCCGGCGCCGATCACCTCAAGGCGCTGTCGCGCGTCGCCCGCCTGCTGCGCACCGAATCGGTTGTCGACGCGCTGCGCGCCACCGCTGATCCGGTCGGCCTCTATGCCATCCTCACCGCGCCGCTGCCCGTCACCTACGCCGCCTGA
- a CDS encoding ribosome hibernation promotion factor encodes MTLRVSGKNMDVGDALRGKAEDHFAAVVGKYFDGGYDGHLTLTPDGIGFRADCVVHLDSGATLQASAQGGEPTAAYEVMALNIEKRLRRYNRKLKQIRRGNGDDVTAQYTVFDAGSQFDELDADYAPPVIAESTKNLRQLSVEEAVMELDLTGSQVVMFRHAGHGGLNVVYRRSDGNIGWIDPALGAN; translated from the coding sequence ATGACCTTACGCGTATCGGGAAAGAACATGGATGTCGGCGATGCCCTGCGGGGTAAAGCCGAAGATCATTTCGCCGCCGTCGTCGGAAAATATTTCGATGGTGGTTATGACGGGCATCTCACCCTCACCCCCGACGGCATCGGCTTCCGCGCCGATTGCGTGGTTCACCTCGATTCCGGCGCGACCCTGCAGGCCAGCGCCCAGGGGGGCGAACCGACCGCCGCCTACGAAGTCATGGCGCTCAACATCGAAAAGCGCCTGCGCCGCTACAATCGCAAGCTCAAGCAGATTCGCCGCGGCAATGGCGACGATGTGACCGCCCAGTACACCGTCTTTGACGCCGGCAGCCAGTTTGACGAGCTCGATGCCGATTATGCACCGCCAGTCATCGCCGAAAGCACCAAGAACCTGCGCCAGCTCAGCGTCGAGGAGGCTGTGATGGAGCTTGATCTGACCGGTAGCCAGGTTGTGATGTTCCGCCATGCTGGACATGGCGGGCTCAATGTGGTCTACCGCCGCTCCGATGGCAATATTGGCTGGATTGATCCAGCCCTGGGGGCGAATTGA
- a CDS encoding DUF1150 family protein — MHEKRNEMAAANRVIHPLKSLTRAQFAALGGDAVAYMRPVSGAVLGTMITDAVFEAEAEYQLLMGADGTPLLVTDTEDSVSDWLGENNLGLATLH, encoded by the coding sequence ATGCATGAAAAACGAAATGAAATGGCCGCCGCCAATCGCGTCATCCATCCGCTGAAATCGCTGACCCGCGCGCAATTTGCCGCGCTGGGCGGGGACGCCGTCGCCTATATGCGGCCCGTCAGCGGCGCCGTGCTTGGCACGATGATCACAGACGCGGTGTTCGAGGCCGAGGCGGAGTATCAGCTGCTGATGGGTGCCGATGGCACGCCGCTGCTGGTGACCGATACCGAAGATTCCGTCAGCGACTGGCTGGGCGAGAACAATCTGGGCCTGGCGACGCTGCATTAG
- a CDS encoding glycosyltransferase family 2 protein encodes MSQAVSIITPAFKAQATIVTTVQSVLAQTHADWQLWLVADDGFDYAAFLAAAGIADPRIICLESGGLGLGASRARNVALDRLATPYAAILDADDRFKPQKLERAVAALADHAIVTTALDVMDDSFRHLRFVGQGPDRLLTPGQHKWVSLSMDSMLVWDRRRADGRYDPTMSNMTDLEFLLQLYGQVPASFHLGTPLHDYIKRAASMSNGANVAAGMMQSKTTLLKRLAGNHYGLPAAELPGLTRFLEISLTAEPLYGPALAARPGLLFEDHLEPRLA; translated from the coding sequence ATGTCGCAGGCTGTTTCCATCATCACGCCGGCCTTCAAGGCGCAGGCCACCATTGTCACCACCGTGCAGAGCGTGCTGGCCCAGACCCATGCCGATTGGCAGCTCTGGCTGGTCGCCGATGACGGCTTTGACTATGCCGCCTTCCTGGCCGCCGCGGGCATCGCCGATCCCCGCATCATCTGCCTGGAGAGTGGCGGTCTGGGCCTGGGCGCCTCGCGTGCCCGCAATGTGGCGCTCGACCGCCTCGCTACCCCCTATGCCGCCATTCTCGACGCCGATGATCGCTTCAAGCCGCAAAAGCTCGAACGCGCCGTGGCCGCTCTGGCTGACCATGCCATCGTCACCACCGCCCTCGATGTCATGGATGACAGCTTTCGGCACCTGCGCTTTGTCGGGCAGGGGCCAGACCGTCTCCTGACCCCCGGCCAGCACAAATGGGTGAGCCTGTCGATGGATTCCATGCTGGTCTGGGATCGCCGCCGCGCCGATGGCCGCTATGACCCCACCATGAGCAACATGACCGATCTGGAATTTCTGCTGCAGCTCTATGGCCAGGTGCCGGCTTCTTTCCATCTCGGCACGCCGCTGCATGACTACATCAAGCGCGCCGCCTCGATGAGCAACGGCGCCAATGTTGCCGCCGGCATGATGCAATCCAAGACCACCCTGCTGAAGCGCCTGGCCGGCAATCACTATGGCCTGCCGGCAGCCGAACTGCCCGGGCTGACGCGCTTTCTCGAGATTTCCCTCACCGCCGAGCCGCTTTACGGCCCGGCTTTGGCCGCCCGGCCCGGCCTGCTGTTCGAGGATCACCTCGAGCCACGCCTTGCCTGA
- the lptB gene encoding LPS export ABC transporter ATP-binding protein, whose translation MTLSTQPSQPRVDQSGWLVAHSLAKSFGKRVVVRDVSIAVRRGEAVGLLGPNGAGKTTVFTMIMGLVKPDSGSIQLDGRAITHLPLFQRGQLGIGYLPQEPSIFRGLTVAGNILAVLENHISGKAARQARLAALLAEFSIQHLAKSNALALSGGERRRVELARALAADPAFMLLDEPFAGVDPIAVAEVKGLVRQLTQRGIGVLITDHAVRETLGLVDRAYVIHGGKVMIQGSPEVISADPDARRVYLGENFAI comes from the coding sequence ATGACCCTGTCCACCCAGCCGTCACAGCCGCGCGTCGATCAGTCCGGCTGGCTCGTCGCCCATAGCCTCGCCAAGAGCTTTGGCAAGCGCGTCGTCGTGCGCGACGTCTCCATTGCCGTGCGCCGTGGCGAGGCGGTGGGCCTGCTCGGCCCCAATGGCGCCGGCAAGACCACCGTCTTCACCATGATCATGGGCCTTGTCAAACCCGATTCGGGCTCCATCCAGCTCGATGGCCGCGCCATCACCCATCTGCCTTTGTTCCAGCGTGGCCAGCTCGGCATCGGCTATCTGCCGCAGGAGCCCTCGATCTTTCGCGGCCTCACCGTTGCCGGCAATATTCTGGCCGTGCTGGAAAACCATATCAGCGGCAAGGCAGCGCGCCAGGCTCGCCTCGCCGCGCTGCTGGCCGAATTCTCCATCCAGCATCTGGCCAAGTCCAATGCGCTGGCCCTGTCGGGCGGCGAGCGCCGCCGCGTCGAGCTCGCCCGCGCCCTGGCTGCAGATCCGGCCTTCATGCTGCTCGACGAGCCCTTTGCCGGCGTCGATCCCATCGCCGTGGCCGAGGTCAAGGGCCTGGTGCGCCAGCTCACCCAGCGCGGCATCGGCGTGCTGATCACCGATCACGCCGTGCGCGAGACGCTGGGCCTGGTCGATCGCGCCTATGTCATCCATGGCGGCAAGGTGATGATTCAGGGCTCCCCTGAAGTCATCAGCGCCGATCCCGATGCCCGCCGCGTCTATCTCGGCGAGAATTTCGCCATCTGA
- a CDS encoding LptA/OstA family protein, which translates to MMLRLIAFFALTLFAAPAFAQQAVNITAALFTLDETSNTAVFTGNVVVVHPTVTVWATKVEATYGAGGTTDLKTFDATGDVRLKTDDQEATGEHAVFTPGDQLLRLTGNVVVINAGGTVNADELVVNLETNVSTFTSGQSGRVTGTFSSQ; encoded by the coding sequence ATGATGCTGCGCCTGATTGCGTTCTTCGCGCTCACCTTGTTCGCTGCCCCGGCTTTTGCCCAGCAGGCGGTCAATATCACCGCCGCTCTCTTCACCCTCGACGAGACCTCCAACACGGCCGTGTTCACCGGCAATGTCGTGGTCGTCCACCCCACCGTGACGGTCTGGGCCACCAAGGTGGAAGCCACCTATGGCGCCGGCGGCACCACGGACCTCAAGACCTTCGACGCTACCGGCGATGTCCGCCTCAAGACCGATGACCAGGAGGCCACCGGCGAGCACGCCGTCTTCACCCCCGGCGACCAGTTGCTGCGGCTGACCGGCAATGTCGTGGTCATCAATGCCGGCGGCACCGTCAATGCCGACGAGCTCGTGGTCAATCTGGAGACCAATGTCTCGACCTTCACCAGTGGCCAGAGCGGCCGGGTTACCGGAACTTTTTCCTCACAATGA
- a CDS encoding Hsp20 family protein, with product MSRISVFSAPFLLGFDSFEERVDRLAKSADGYPPYNIERTVDAAGTEQFLVSIAVAGFGAHELEVMAEDNQIIVRGKQKDETGREFLHRGIAARQFQRAFLLADGMIVKDATLGHGMLVIAIERPQTPKIARRIEIRSV from the coding sequence ATGTCGCGTATTTCGGTATTTTCCGCCCCATTTCTCCTCGGCTTCGACAGCTTCGAGGAGCGTGTCGACCGGTTGGCCAAATCCGCCGACGGGTATCCGCCGTACAATATAGAGCGCACCGTCGATGCAGCGGGCACCGAGCAGTTTCTGGTGTCCATTGCGGTCGCCGGCTTTGGTGCTCACGAGCTCGAAGTGATGGCCGAAGACAACCAGATCATCGTGCGCGGCAAGCAGAAGGATGAAACCGGGCGGGAGTTCCTGCATCGCGGCATTGCCGCACGGCAGTTCCAGCGCGCCTTCCTGCTGGCCGACGGCATGATCGTGAAGGATGCAACTTTGGGGCATGGTATGCTCGTTATTGCCATAGAGCGCCCACAGACGCCCAAGATCGCTCGCCGTATCGAAATTCGCTCAGTCTGA
- the rpoN gene encoding RNA polymerase factor sigma-54, protein MALSPRLEFRQAQSLTLTPQLMQSIRLLQLSHLELNSFVEEELLRNPLLEREDGAAPDAEPAEAPERSTEISAYEDTVDRGDRIQDADSIADGYDTAVDNVFPDQSAQDQLNPASRLDRNGASAAGEAPDIDQFVASRPVLSEHLEGQSNFILRTPADRLIARHLIDGLNEAGYLTTDLEALADQLGAELADIEAVLAALQGCDPVGVFARTVPECLAIQLRERNRLDPMMQALLGNLGMVAEHDMAGLMRVLGCDREDLLDMLGELRRLDPRPGLAFDSGPVETVVPDVFVRRGPDGAWQIELNSEVLPRVLVNRVYYASVTRQARGPGEKAFLSDCLATANWLTKSLDQRAQTILKASAEIVRQQDGFLTHGIAHLKPMTLRMVAEAIDMHESTVSRVTANKYMATPRGLFEMKYFFTTAIAASDGGNDHSAEAVRHRIRQLIEAELVTAVLSDDTIADLLKQEQGIELARRTVAKYREGMNIPSSVMRRRRMKNAQQMA, encoded by the coding sequence ATGGCACTTTCGCCGCGTCTGGAATTCCGGCAGGCCCAGAGCCTGACCCTGACGCCGCAACTGATGCAGTCCATTCGTCTGCTTCAGCTCAGCCATCTTGAGCTCAACAGCTTCGTCGAGGAAGAGCTGCTGCGCAATCCGCTGCTCGAGCGCGAGGATGGCGCCGCGCCCGATGCCGAGCCCGCCGAGGCGCCCGAGCGCTCCACCGAGATCAGCGCCTATGAGGACACCGTCGATCGCGGCGACCGCATCCAGGACGCCGATTCCATTGCCGATGGCTATGATACGGCGGTGGACAATGTCTTTCCCGACCAGAGCGCGCAGGACCAGCTCAATCCCGCCAGCCGGCTCGATCGCAATGGCGCCAGCGCGGCCGGCGAGGCCCCCGATATTGACCAGTTCGTCGCCTCCCGCCCGGTCCTGAGCGAGCATCTGGAAGGCCAGTCCAACTTCATCCTGCGCACCCCCGCCGACCGTCTGATCGCCCGCCATCTGATCGACGGCCTCAACGAGGCCGGCTACCTGACCACCGACCTGGAGGCGCTGGCCGATCAGCTGGGCGCCGAGCTGGCCGATATCGAGGCCGTGCTCGCGGCCCTGCAGGGTTGCGATCCCGTCGGTGTCTTTGCCCGCACCGTGCCCGAATGCCTTGCCATCCAGCTGCGCGAGCGCAACCGCCTCGATCCGATGATGCAGGCCCTGCTCGGCAATCTCGGCATGGTCGCCGAACACGACATGGCCGGTCTGATGCGCGTCCTCGGCTGCGACCGCGAGGACCTGCTCGACATGCTGGGCGAATTGCGCCGGCTCGATCCACGCCCCGGCTTGGCCTTTGATAGCGGGCCGGTCGAAACCGTGGTGCCCGACGTCTTCGTGCGGCGCGGCCCTGACGGCGCATGGCAGATCGAGCTCAATTCCGAGGTGCTGCCGCGCGTTCTGGTCAACCGCGTCTACTATGCCAGCGTCACCCGTCAGGCCCGCGGCCCCGGTGAAAAGGCCTTCCTCTCCGATTGCCTGGCCACCGCCAACTGGCTCACCAAGAGCCTCGACCAGCGCGCCCAGACCATTCTCAAGGCCTCCGCCGAAATCGTCCGCCAGCAGGACGGCTTTCTCACCCATGGCATCGCCCATCTCAAGCCGATGACCCTGCGCATGGTGGCCGAAGCCATCGACATGCACGAATCCACCGTCAGCCGGGTCACCGCCAACAAATACATGGCCACCCCGCGCGGCCTGTTCGAGATGAAGTATTTCTTTACCACCGCCATTGCCGCCAGCGATGGTGGCAATGATCATTCCGCCGAGGCCGTGCGTCACCGCATCCGGCAGCTGATCGAGGCCGAACTGGTCACTGCCGTGCTCAGCGACGACACCATTGCCGACCTGCTCAAGCAGGAACAGGGCATTGAACTGGCCCGTCGCACCGTCGCCAAATACCGCGAGGGCATGAATATTCCCTCATCGGTCATGCGCCGCCGCCGCATGAAGAACGCCCAGCAGATGGCCTGA